The following are encoded in a window of Mycolicibacterium tusciae JS617 genomic DNA:
- the ftsX gene encoding permease-like cell division protein FtsX, producing MRFGFLINEVLTGFRRNVTMTIAMILTTAISIGLFGGGLLVVRLADQSRDIYLDRVESQVFLTNDVSANDPTCDADPCKALRQKIEDRDDVRSVRFLNREEAYADAVKKFPEFKEFAGQDAFPSSFIVKLDDPEQHQKFDEAMAGQPGVQQVLNQKVLIDRLFAVLDGVRNAAFAVAFVQAIGAILLIANMVQVAAYTRRTEIGIMRLVGASRWYTQLPFLVEAMLAAFVGVVIAIVGLVLVRALFLENALDQFYRANLIAKVDYADVVYFSAPWMLFLGLAMSGVTAYATLRLYVRR from the coding sequence GTGCGCTTCGGATTCCTCATCAATGAGGTCCTCACCGGGTTCCGTCGCAATGTGACGATGACGATCGCGATGATCCTGACGACCGCGATCTCGATCGGCCTGTTCGGCGGCGGGCTATTGGTGGTGCGGCTGGCCGACCAGTCGCGCGACATCTACCTGGATCGCGTGGAGAGCCAGGTATTCCTGACCAATGACGTCTCCGCCAACGACCCCACCTGTGACGCCGATCCGTGCAAGGCGTTGCGGCAGAAGATCGAGGACCGCGACGATGTGCGCTCGGTGCGGTTCCTGAACCGTGAAGAGGCCTACGCCGACGCGGTGAAGAAGTTCCCGGAGTTCAAGGAGTTCGCGGGCCAGGACGCCTTCCCGTCGTCGTTCATCGTCAAGCTCGACGACCCCGAGCAGCATCAGAAGTTCGACGAGGCGATGGCGGGCCAGCCCGGGGTGCAGCAGGTCCTCAACCAGAAGGTCTTGATCGACCGGCTCTTCGCCGTCCTCGACGGCGTCAGGAATGCCGCGTTCGCGGTGGCATTCGTGCAGGCGATCGGAGCAATCCTCCTGATAGCCAACATGGTTCAAGTGGCCGCGTATACCCGCCGGACCGAGATCGGCATTATGCGACTGGTCGGTGCCAGCCGCTGGTACACCCAGCTGCCGTTCCTGGTCGAGGCGATGCTGGCGGCGTTCGTCGGCGTGGTCATCGCGATCGTCGGGCTCGTCCTGGTCCGCGCATTGTTCCTGGAGAATGCCCTCGACCAGTTCTATCGGGCCAATCTGATCGCCAAGGTGGATTATGCGGACGTGGTGTACTTCAGCGCGCCGTGGATGTTGTTCCTGGGTCTTGCGATGTCGGGCGTCACCGCGTATGCCACGCTGCGGCTGTACGTCCGAAGATAG
- the smpB gene encoding SsrA-binding protein SmpB encodes MARKSSSAADAGKSNNKIVATNRKARHNYSILETFEAGVQLVGTEVKSLRDGQASLADAFATIDDGEVWLRNLHIPEYHHGSWTNHTPRRNRKLLLHRSQIDNLIGRIRDGNLTLVPLSLYFSDGKVKVELALARGKEARDKRQDMAKRDADREITRELGRRAKGMT; translated from the coding sequence ATGGCCAGAAAATCTAGCTCGGCAGCGGACGCCGGAAAGTCCAACAACAAGATCGTCGCGACGAATCGAAAAGCGCGCCACAACTATTCGATTCTCGAGACCTTCGAGGCCGGCGTGCAGTTGGTGGGCACCGAGGTGAAGAGCCTCCGGGACGGGCAGGCATCGCTGGCCGACGCCTTCGCCACCATCGACGACGGCGAGGTGTGGCTGCGCAACCTGCACATCCCGGAGTATCACCACGGCAGTTGGACCAATCACACGCCCCGGCGCAACCGCAAATTGTTGTTGCACCGCAGCCAGATTGACAATCTGATCGGACGGATCCGCGACGGCAACCTCACCCTGGTCCCGCTGTCGCTCTACTTCTCCGACGGCAAGGTCAAGGTCGAGTTGGCATTGGCGCGAGGCAAGGAAGCCCGCGACAAGCGGCAGGATATGGCCAAGCGCGATGCCGACCGCGAGATCACCCGTGAACTCGGTCGCCGCGCCAAGGGTATGACCTGA
- the ftsE gene encoding cell division ATP-binding protein FtsE has product MISLDHVSKMYKSSARPALDNVSVKIDKGEFVFLIGPSGSGKSTFMRLLLAEETPSSGDIRVSKFHVNKLAGRHIPGLRQVLGCVFQDFRLLQQKSVFENVAFALEVIGKRSEVINRVVPDVLEMVGLSGKANRLPTELSGGEQQRVAIARAFVNRPLVLLADEPTGNLDPETSKDIMDLLERINRTGTTVVMATHDHHIVDSMRQRVVELELGRLVRDEQRGVYGMDR; this is encoded by the coding sequence ATGATCTCCCTTGACCATGTCTCGAAGATGTATAAGTCGTCGGCGCGACCCGCGCTCGACAATGTGTCGGTCAAGATCGACAAGGGTGAGTTCGTCTTTCTCATTGGGCCATCGGGTTCGGGCAAGTCGACCTTCATGCGGCTGCTGCTCGCCGAGGAGACACCCTCCTCGGGTGACATTCGGGTATCGAAGTTCCACGTCAACAAGCTGGCCGGCCGCCACATCCCGGGCCTGCGGCAGGTGCTGGGTTGTGTGTTCCAGGACTTCCGGCTGCTGCAGCAGAAGTCGGTGTTCGAGAACGTCGCCTTCGCGCTGGAGGTCATCGGGAAGCGCTCAGAGGTGATCAATCGCGTGGTGCCCGACGTATTGGAGATGGTCGGCCTCTCGGGTAAGGCCAACCGCCTGCCCACTGAGCTATCCGGTGGTGAGCAGCAGCGGGTGGCGATCGCCCGAGCGTTCGTCAACCGGCCGCTGGTGCTGCTGGCCGACGAGCCGACCGGCAACCTGGACCCCGAGACCAGCAAGGACATCATGGATCTACTCGAGCGCATCAACCGCACCGGGACGACGGTGGTGATGGCGACCCACGACCACCACATCGTCGACTCGATGCGCCAGCGCGTCGTGGAATTGGAATTGGGCAGACTCGTTCGCGATGAGCAGCGCGGCGTCTACGGAATGGACCGCTAG
- a CDS encoding DMT family transporter has protein sequence MGGIASRRVAALRVVVISYPVALILLTVLAIPAGGVVSTPAVVWGLISGVAQAFGVWWFYAALGAGPISVVSPLTAILVAGIPVGVGLALGERPGALAVVGVVVALAAVVLVSRDASDEDVRPHKFTAKVAWLTVGSGVAFGMNFVFLDQVPVDAKLWPLVFGRLAATAIVLLAATLTANLTIERGVPLRLALTAAVLDTVANVATLLALQSGMLSLAGVLIALYPAATVLLAIVVLRERVTRSQAMGMALALTAVAMIAAG, from the coding sequence GTGGGGGGTATCGCCTCACGCCGAGTCGCTGCGCTGCGGGTGGTGGTCATCTCCTATCCGGTGGCGCTGATCCTCCTGACGGTGCTGGCGATACCTGCCGGGGGAGTGGTCTCGACTCCGGCGGTGGTGTGGGGGTTGATCTCCGGCGTCGCGCAGGCGTTCGGCGTCTGGTGGTTTTACGCGGCATTGGGTGCAGGTCCGATCTCGGTGGTGTCGCCGCTGACGGCGATACTTGTGGCCGGTATTCCCGTCGGCGTCGGCCTGGCGCTCGGTGAGCGGCCAGGTGCGTTGGCGGTAGTGGGCGTCGTGGTGGCGTTGGCGGCGGTTGTGCTCGTCAGTCGGGATGCTTCCGATGAGGATGTGAGACCGCACAAGTTCACCGCGAAGGTCGCGTGGCTGACGGTTGGGTCCGGCGTGGCGTTCGGAATGAACTTCGTTTTCCTCGACCAGGTGCCCGTCGACGCCAAGCTGTGGCCCCTGGTCTTCGGCAGGCTCGCCGCGACGGCGATTGTGTTGCTGGCGGCGACGCTCACCGCCAATCTAACGATCGAACGCGGTGTGCCGTTAAGACTTGCGCTTACCGCAGCGGTGCTCGACACCGTGGCCAACGTCGCCACCCTGCTGGCGTTGCAGTCCGGCATGCTGTCGCTGGCCGGCGTCCTGATCGCGCTGTATCCGGCGGCGACGGTTTTGCTGGCAATTGTTGTGCTTCGTGAGCGCGTAACTCGCTCGCAAGCGATGGGTATGGCGCTAGCGTTGACCGCAGTCGCGATGATCGCTGCCGGTTAG